The sequence CGGACGCGCCGATGACGAGGACGGCGTGGTCGCCGGCTCGTCTGACGTGCCGGGCGCGATCGATGCTCGTTTCACGCTTGCCGCCGAACGCACGGTGCTCGCCTGGGTGCGGACCGCGCTCGGTTTCATGGCCGCGGGCGTTGCCGTGGTCTACGTCGCCGACGACATCGCTCACCCCGTGGTCGAGGCCGCGCTCGGTCTGGTGATGGTCGGACTCGGATGCGTGATCGCGTTGCTCGGTGGGTGGCGATGGCGACGGACGATGGACGCCCTCCAGAACGGCGGCGAGATGCCGGGGCCGTCGCACGTGATGTTCCTGATCGTTGGGATAGTGGTGATCGCCGTGGCGATCGCCGTGGTGATCACGATCCAGACCTGAGATGAAAGTGCTGCGATGAGAGTGTTGCGATGATCAACAACGACTTC is a genomic window of Gordonia sp. SID5947 containing:
- a CDS encoding DUF202 domain-containing protein; its protein translation is MVAGSSDVPGAIDARFTLAAERTVLAWVRTALGFMAAGVAVVYVADDIAHPVVEAALGLVMVGLGCVIALLGGWRWRRTMDALQNGGEMPGPSHVMFLIVGIVVIAVAIAVVITIQT